One segment of Blastocatellia bacterium DNA contains the following:
- a CDS encoding MoaD/ThiS family protein, producing the protein MKVRYGDREYEYHERMTARQLLDRLGVLPETVVVVKNEEIVTEDEMLEVGDEIELVRVVSGG; encoded by the coding sequence ATGAAGGTGCGCTACGGAGATCGAGAGTACGAATATCACGAGCGCATGACGGCGCGGCAACTTCTGGACCGGCTGGGAGTCCTGCCGGAGACCGTCGTCGTCGTGAAGAACGAAGAAATCGTCACCGAGGATGAAATGCTCGAGGTCGGAGATGAGATCGAGCTGGTGCGCGTTGTCTCGGGAGGCTGA
- a CDS encoding ATP-binding protein — translation MKCRKCANKAMTYMPEHKLALCRECYSPWFLDYMERTIKKFKMFTRRDRLLVAVSGGKDSLALWHALTALGYEADGFYIDLGIEGQNHYSALSRRACEMMSEKLGRRLHVVSVREAVGAPIPDIQQITARQACSACGLIKRYTMNRYSLDAGYDVIATGHNLDDEVAVLFANVLHWNRAALARQYPVLDEREGLKKKVKPLVYFTEKQTTTYALANKIPYIRDECPYAVGATTLYYKDVIAQLEHRAPGTKRRFLDGFFALRDLFAEPEPVTLTACSVCGQPTTGTVCAYCRLVDHVHRRLFHPLPESLPQPTEV, via the coding sequence ATGAAGTGCCGGAAATGCGCCAATAAAGCGATGACCTACATGCCCGAGCACAAGCTCGCTCTGTGCCGGGAGTGTTACTCCCCGTGGTTTCTCGACTACATGGAGCGGACGATCAAAAAGTTCAAGATGTTCACCCGGCGAGATCGCCTCCTGGTGGCCGTTTCCGGAGGCAAAGATAGCCTCGCCCTCTGGCACGCGCTCACGGCGCTGGGGTATGAAGCGGATGGGTTTTACATTGACCTGGGCATCGAAGGCCAGAATCACTATTCGGCCCTCTCGCGGCGGGCCTGCGAGATGATGTCCGAGAAACTCGGCCGTCGGCTCCACGTCGTGAGCGTTCGGGAAGCAGTGGGCGCACCGATTCCCGACATTCAACAGATCACGGCGCGGCAGGCGTGTTCGGCCTGCGGGTTGATCAAACGGTACACCATGAATCGCTACTCGCTCGACGCCGGCTATGATGTGATCGCCACCGGTCATAACCTCGACGATGAAGTCGCCGTCCTCTTCGCCAACGTCCTGCACTGGAATCGCGCCGCTCTCGCCCGCCAGTATCCCGTTCTCGATGAGCGCGAGGGGCTGAAGAAGAAGGTGAAACCCCTCGTTTACTTCACCGAGAAGCAGACCACCACCTATGCTCTGGCCAACAAGATTCCCTACATTCGCGACGAGTGTCCCTACGCCGTGGGAGCGACGACGCTCTATTACAAGGATGTGATCGCTCAACTGGAGCATCGCGCGCCGGGAACCAAGCGCCGATTCCTCGATGGATTCTTCGCTCTGCGCGACCTGTTCGCCGAGCCGGAGCCGGTGACGCTCACCGCCTGTTCGGTGTGCGGTCAGCCGACCACCGGCACTGTCTGCGCCTATTGTCGCCTCGTTG
- a CDS encoding pre-peptidase C-terminal domain-containing protein — protein MSWVILHKSRYGGIIGLLILVGLFPQPSSVGQKADVLRVGPEAWTKKEELLVDLPEGEDLRLAQADEEVRLVRFPLGFAPSRSNNAVYSADGRVGFVASLFNDRLLSFDTTTGEMLGSVLVGVDPGGITLNEQPVKRIIAVKNFTSDDVTIVDATDPTNLRVQATFTPPPGTDFWFSIGRTTLSRDGKIGFIASERRTNKLYLFDTETGALLSTVTVSGYEPVTMPVVENSGRRWVAVVSDWDGYITMVDVTSPNAPSIVWSRQYCFDNVCDFADNNIVFNSEGTIGYVAHSGNTVFSFRVSDGSVISSWYLGSGRRPRLLAFNQLTGTLVVTNAGNGTVSILRATQEGSLSGQATFTPPDGAGLHPLNNPVLSPDGELGFVASSQTNRLYAFRTSNGTLVTSVPFQGRSYTVEAFRVPGRRFISVVNTDFSPSVAIVDYTEVEKIAPAVEFRPYGAAFSTANNTIFSSDGRTVFVASAFTDLLFVVDAETGDILDALVPGDGPRQLTLFDQDGVRWLIVVNANEGTLAAVDASNPRDLKLVRKIVPPSGTSFTAFTNAVISPDGQFIFVADYGGDRVLGFDALSGTLVSGALIEQGPVRIAYNAVSRRLATVNVKLTATLKGLTEVELNDSIAQAQVIFPNATIEGDIYWGGDADFFAFDARRGQQLVIDLDGRSLTPPSPLDPVVTLFDSRGQQLAENDDAEGSTDSLLRFVIPADGRYFFRVRSDDGRGRPDYIYRATVTLTCPQPTVALVEVDRFGNLSRKGTFVPPCDSDFYPWPNVTFGLRGDIGYVPSFANQTVFSFDAGGRLIASRRLPGNPLSLTLSGDGRLLAVSLEESVAVLQVSEAGDFSLLAVLPSPSYIGWDDVVFNERGDIIYLAANEIERRGPVNFLVNGAVVTYDLEGKERDRVATGEGARSLSLSSRGQLVAVAASNRLALIDPKIR, from the coding sequence TGCCCGAGGGTGAGGACCTGAGGCTCGCGCAGGCCGATGAGGAAGTGCGCCTGGTTCGTTTCCCGCTCGGCTTCGCTCCAAGTCGGTCAAACAACGCTGTCTATAGCGCTGATGGGAGAGTCGGGTTCGTGGCTTCGCTCTTTAACGACAGGCTTTTGAGCTTTGACACGACGACGGGCGAAATGTTGGGGAGCGTCCTCGTCGGAGTGGATCCCGGCGGGATCACCCTCAACGAGCAACCTGTGAAACGGATCATCGCGGTGAAAAACTTCACGAGTGACGACGTCACCATTGTGGATGCGACGGATCCGACCAACCTGCGCGTTCAGGCGACCTTCACCCCTCCCCCGGGAACGGATTTTTGGTTCAGCATTGGAAGGACGACCCTCAGCAGAGATGGGAAGATCGGGTTCATCGCTTCCGAGCGAAGGACGAACAAGCTCTACCTCTTCGACACGGAGACCGGCGCGCTCTTGAGCACGGTGACGGTCTCGGGGTACGAACCGGTAACGATGCCAGTGGTAGAAAACTCGGGACGGCGCTGGGTCGCTGTCGTCAGCGATTGGGACGGTTACATCACAATGGTGGACGTCACCTCGCCGAACGCTCCCTCTATCGTTTGGTCCCGTCAGTATTGTTTCGACAATGTATGTGACTTCGCGGATAATAACATCGTCTTCAACTCAGAGGGGACCATCGGATATGTCGCCCACTCGGGGAACACGGTCTTCAGTTTCCGTGTGAGCGACGGTTCGGTGATCAGCTCCTGGTATCTGGGAAGCGGACGGCGACCTCGGCTTCTCGCGTTCAACCAGCTAACGGGGACGCTTGTGGTGACGAATGCCGGAAATGGAACGGTCTCCATCCTGCGCGCGACCCAGGAAGGATCTTTGAGCGGTCAAGCGACTTTCACGCCGCCTGATGGCGCCGGGCTTCATCCCTTGAACAATCCGGTCTTAAGCCCTGACGGGGAGCTGGGCTTTGTAGCTTCTTCTCAAACCAATCGGCTTTACGCCTTTCGCACGTCGAATGGAACGCTTGTGACCTCTGTTCCTTTTCAGGGCCGATCCTACACGGTGGAAGCCTTTCGGGTTCCGGGCCGGAGATTCATCTCCGTAGTGAATACGGACTTCTCCCCCTCGGTGGCGATTGTAGACTATACGGAGGTGGAGAAGATCGCCCCCGCCGTGGAGTTTCGGCCCTATGGTGCTGCTTTCTCCACAGCCAACAACACGATCTTCTCCTCCGATGGGCGCACGGTCTTTGTCGCTTCGGCCTTCACGGATCTGCTCTTCGTGGTAGATGCCGAGACAGGGGATATTCTCGATGCCCTGGTTCCGGGAGACGGTCCTCGGCAATTGACCCTTTTCGATCAGGATGGGGTGCGTTGGCTCATCGTTGTGAATGCCAATGAAGGAACGCTCGCGGCGGTGGACGCTTCCAATCCCAGGGATTTGAAACTCGTGCGGAAGATCGTTCCCCCCTCGGGGACATCGTTCACCGCATTCACGAATGCAGTCATCTCTCCGGATGGCCAATTCATCTTCGTAGCCGATTACGGAGGCGACCGGGTTTTGGGCTTCGATGCGCTCTCGGGAACTTTGGTGAGTGGAGCGTTGATCGAACAAGGGCCCGTGCGCATCGCCTACAATGCCGTTTCTCGTCGGCTTGCGACGGTGAACGTCAAGCTCACCGCGACGCTCAAGGGGTTAACGGAAGTAGAGCTGAACGATTCGATTGCTCAAGCTCAGGTGATCTTTCCCAATGCTACCATAGAAGGGGATATCTATTGGGGGGGCGACGCGGACTTCTTCGCTTTCGACGCGAGGCGCGGCCAGCAACTCGTCATTGACCTGGATGGCCGCTCGCTCACGCCCCCGTCGCCGCTGGATCCGGTCGTCACCCTCTTTGACAGTCGCGGCCAGCAGCTCGCCGAAAATGACGATGCCGAGGGCTCAACCGACTCCCTGCTTCGATTCGTGATCCCAGCCGACGGGCGGTATTTCTTCCGCGTGCGCAGCGACGACGGCAGGGGCAGGCCGGATTACATCTACCGAGCCACGGTGACGCTCACCTGTCCACAGCCCACGGTCGCTCTCGTAGAGGTTGACCGCTTTGGGAATCTCTCGCGAAAGGGGACATTCGTGCCTCCGTGCGATTCGGATTTTTACCCTTGGCCGAACGTCACTTTTGGCCTCAGGGGAGACATAGGCTATGTGCCATCGTTTGCCAACCAGACCGTCTTTTCGTTCGATGCGGGAGGGAGGCTGATTGCCAGTCGGAGGCTCCCGGGCAACCCCTTGTCCCTTACGCTGAGTGGAGATGGCAGGCTCCTTGCCGTGTCTCTGGAGGAATCCGTCGCTGTCCTTCAAGTGAGCGAAGCTGGGGACTTCTCGTTACTCGCTGTCCTTCCCAGTCCCAGCTATATCGGATGGGATGACGTGGTCTTCAATGAGCGAGGGGACATCATCTATCTAGCTGCAAACGAGATCGAGCGGCGCGGACCCGTGAATTTCCTTGTGAATGGAGCGGTCGTCACCTATGACTTGGAAGGAAAGGAGCGGGACCGGGTGGCTACGGGGGAAGGAGCGCGTTCGCTTTCCCTGTCCTCGAGAGGACAGCTTGTGGCGGTCGCTGCGAGCAACCGACTCGCGCTGATTGATCCGAAGATTCGATGA
- a CDS encoding HD domain-containing protein, with the protein MTNALDVQERLVTLEDLMTDEVALAYVEAADAVLEAIGYTEHGVRHAKKTGKWAREILTRLGYEPPLPELAALAGFLHDAGNVVNRNVHAQSGALMAMHILTRLGLPPRHIGLVMAAIGHHDESDGMPVSPVSAAVIIADKADVHRSRVRLTDPAQFDIHDRINYAVTRSTLNVDPASRVITLELEVDTSIGSVMEFFEIFAERMILSRKAAEFLGCQFCLVANHVELYGARKKS; encoded by the coding sequence ATGACAAACGCACTTGATGTCCAGGAGCGTCTCGTGACGCTGGAAGACCTGATGACGGACGAGGTGGCACTGGCTTATGTGGAAGCCGCCGATGCCGTTCTGGAAGCCATCGGTTATACCGAACATGGCGTGCGTCATGCCAAGAAGACGGGCAAGTGGGCGCGGGAGATTCTGACCCGCCTGGGCTATGAGCCGCCGCTGCCGGAACTGGCGGCCCTGGCCGGATTTCTTCATGATGCGGGCAATGTGGTCAATCGCAACGTCCATGCTCAGTCGGGAGCGCTCATGGCCATGCACATTCTCACGCGACTGGGCCTGCCGCCGCGTCACATCGGTCTGGTCATGGCGGCCATCGGCCATCACGATGAATCCGACGGAATGCCCGTCAGCCCCGTGAGCGCCGCCGTCATCATCGCCGATAAGGCCGATGTCCATCGCTCGCGAGTGCGATTGACCGATCCCGCGCAGTTCGACATTCACGATCGAATCAATTACGCCGTCACCCGCAGCACGCTCAATGTGGATCCGGCCTCGCGCGTCATCACGCTGGAACTCGAAGTGGATACGAGCATCGGCAGCGTCATGGAATTTTTCGAGATCTTCGCCGAGCGCATGATTCTCAGCCGCAAAGCCGCGGAGTTCCTCGGCTGCCAATTTTGCCTTGTCGCCAATCACGTCGAACTCTACGGGGCGAGAAAAAAGAGTTGA